From the genome of Oxyura jamaicensis isolate SHBP4307 breed ruddy duck chromosome 2, BPBGC_Ojam_1.0, whole genome shotgun sequence, one region includes:
- the LOC118163300 gene encoding 1-phosphatidylinositol 4,5-bisphosphate phosphodiesterase gamma-1-like isoform X2 — MSVSRLNSVNGFLEDGRMEAGDMGRILRCLEMGTVLTLFYQKKSQRPERRTFQVKLETRQIIWSRTPEKVEGDIDIREIKEIRLGKNSRDFERYPEDARKLDFTMCFIILYGMDFRLRTLSVAAFCEEDINLWITGLNWLVADTQKAQTPLQIERWLRKQFDGMDRSREGSITVKDLKAMLPQVNYRVPNMRFLRDKLVEVEARNEMTFSHFIQFYKNLMFDAQKSVIEQLELSFPLRNVDRPELCQVSLYDFQKFLLHDQKEPWASDVGMVRDYMCSYLKDGSSDAADPSFQLDEFLTYLFSKENMVMDPKYERVVPEEMNHPLSQYWISSSHNTYLTGDQFSSESSLEAYARCLRMGCRCIELDCWDGPDDLPIIYHGHTLTSKIKFLDVLHTIKEHAFVTSEFPIILSIEDHCSIVQQRNMASHFKKVFGDMLLTKPVDINADELPSPTQLKKKILIKHKKLVEGNLYEEVSTASYSENDISNSIKNGILYLEDPIDHTWSPHYFVLTSNKIYYSEETSRYQFNEDEEEVEQKEEFNNNELHFTEKWFHGKLGGGRDGRQIAEKLLHEYCTETGGKDGTFLVRESETFVGDYTLSFWRSNRVQHCRIHSRQEAGATKFYLTDNLVFDSLYSLICHYREVPLRCNEFEMRLTDPVPQPNAHESKEWYHASLTRLQAEHMLMRVPRDGAFLVRKRSEPNSYAISFRAEGKIKHCRIQQEGRLFMLGSSAEFESLVDLVSYYEKHPLYRKMKLRYPINEETLEKMGTTELDYGALYEVRTPHFYVEANKMPMARCTVKALYDYKAQREDELSFCKQAIIHNVDKQDGGWWRGDYGGKKQLWFPANYVEEIVSTQAQEQDEASSENSPLGNFLKGFIDVPSCHVEPSVGNVFNRCPTQPSRWTWPRTRRRSSASGWPRSERPRRTPTPGCKRGRSWSGGRRLPWSSPSWSCIAAQCRLMRTRLARTRRATGTCPPSRRPRQRSTPTAARARSSCSTTGASSAASTPKGSAWTPPTTTRCPCGSAAASWWPSTSRRPTSRCS; from the exons TCGACATTCGGGAGATCAAGGAGATCCGCCTGGGGAAGAACTCACGGGACTTTGAACGCTACCCCGAAGACGCCCGTAAGCTCGACTTCACCATGTGCTTCATCATCCTCTACGGGATGGACTTCAGGCTGCGGACGCTCAGCGTGGCCG ctttcTGTGAGGAGGACATCAACCTGTGGATAACGGGCCTCAACTGGCTGGTGGCGGACACCCAGAAAGCCCAGACCCCGCTGCAGATCGAGAG GTGGCTGCGGAAACAGTTTGATGGGATGGACCGGTCGCGGGAAGGCAG CATCACGGTGAAGGACCTGAAGGCCATGCTGCCCCAGGTGAACTACCGCGTGCCCAACATGAGGTTCCTGAGGGACAAGCTCGTG GAGGTGGAAGCCAGGAACGAGATGACCTTCTCCCACTTCATCCAGTTCTACAAAAACCTGATGTTCGACGCGCAGAAGTCG GTCATCGAGCAGCTGGAGCTCTCCTTCCCCCTGCG GAACGTGGACCGCCCCGAGCTCTGCCAGGTCTCCCTCTATGACTTCCAGAAGTTCCTGCTGCACGACCAGAAG GAGCCCTGGGCCAGCGACGTGGGCATGGTGCGGGACTACATGTGCTCCTACCTCAAGGATGGCTCCAGCGACGCAGCAGACCCCTCCTTCCAGCTGGATGAG ttcctCACCTACCTCTTCTCCAAGGAGAACATGGTGATGGACCCCAAGTACGAGCGCGTGGTGCCCGAGGAGATGAACCACCCTCTGTCCCAGTACTGGATCTCCTCCTCCCATAACAC GTACCTGACGGGGGACCAGTTCTCCAGCGAGTCCTCCCTGGAGGCGTACGCCCGCTGCCTGCGCATGGGCTGCCGCTGCATCGAGT TGGACTGCTGGGATGGCCCGGATGATCTCCCCATCATCTACCATGGCCACACGCTCACCTCCAAGATCAAGTTCCTGGATGTGCTGCACACCATCAAGGAGCACGCATTTGTCACATCCGA GTTCCCCATCATCCTCTCCATTGAAGACCACTGCAGCATCGTCCAGCAGAGGAACATGGCTTCCCACTTCAAGAAGGTCTTTGGGGACATGCTGCTCACCAAGCCAGTTGACATCAACGCTGATGAGCTGCCCTCACCCACCCAGCTCAAGAAGAAGATCCTAATCAAG cacaaAAAACTGGTCGAAGGGAACCTGTATGAGGAGGTCTCCACTGCCAGTTACTCAGAGAATGACATCAGCAACTCCATCAAGAACGGCATCCTCTACCTCGAAGACCCCATCGACCAC aCCTGGAGCCCGCATTATTTTGTCCTGACGAGCAACAAGATCTACTACTCAGAGGAGACGTCCCGCTACCAGTTCAacgaggacgaggaggaggtGGAGCAGAAAGAG GAGTTCAACAACAACGAGCTGCACTTCACGGAGAAGTGGTTCCATGGCAAGCTGGGAGGTGGCCGCGATGGGCGGCAGATCGCCGAGAAGCTGCTGCATGAGTACTGCACCGAGACGGGTGGCAAGGATGGCACCTTCCTGGTGCGCGAAAGCGAGACCTTCGTGGGCGACTACACCCTCTCCTTCTG GAGATCGAACCGCGTGCAGCACTGCCGGATCCACTCACGGCAGGAGGCTGGTGCCACCAAGTTCTACCTGACGGACAACCTGGTCTTTGACAGCCTCTACAGCCTCATCTGCCACTACCGTGAGGTGCCACTCCGCTGCAACGAGTTCGAGATGCGCCTCACTGACCCTGTGCCCCAGCCCAACGCCCATGAGAGCAAAGA GTGGTATCATGCCAGCCTGACGCGCCTGCAGGCTGAGCACATGCTGATGCGAGTCCCGCGGGATGGAGCCTTCCTGGTGCGCAAGCGCAGCGAGCCCAACTCCTACGCCATCTCCTTCCG GGCGGAGGGGAAGATCAAGCACTGCCGCATCCAGCAGGAGGGCCGGCTCTTCATGCTGGGCAGCTCGGCCGAGTTCGAGAGCCTCGTGGACCTTGTCAGCTACTACGAGAAGCACCCGCTGTACCGTAAGATGAAGCTGCGCTACCCCATCAACGAGGAGACCCTGGAGAAGATGGGCACCACC GAGCTGGACTACGGAGCTCTGTACGAGGTGCGGACACCCCACTTCTACGTGGAGGCCAACAAGATGCCGATGGCCAGG TGCACGGTGAAGGCTCTTTACGACTACAAAGCGCAGCGGGAGGACGAGCTGTCGTTCTGCAAGCAGGCCATCATCCACAACGTCGACAAGCAGGACGGGGGCTG GTGGCGGGGGGACTACGGGGGCAAGAAGCAACTGTGGTTCCCGGCCAACTACGTGGAGGAGATCGTCAGCACGCAGGCTCAGGAGCAGGATGAGGCT TCATCAGAAAACAGCCCCCTGGGGAACTTCCTGAAGGGCTTCATCGACGTGCCATCCTGCCACGTAG AGCCATCCGTTGGGAATGTCTTCAA CAGATGTCCCACGCAGCCCAGTCGCTGGACGTGGCCGCGGACACGCAGGAGGAGCTCAGCGAGTGGGTGGCCAAGATCCGAGAGGCCACGCAGAACGCCGACGCCAGG ATGCAAGAGGGGAAGATCATGGAGCGGAGGAAGAAGATTGCCCTGGAGCTCTCCGAGCTGGTCGTGTATTGCCGCCCAGTGCCGTTTGATGAGGACA AGATTGGCACGGACAAGGCGTGCTACCGGGACATGTCCTCCTTCCCGGAGACCAAGGCAGAGAAGTACGCCAACCGCAGCAAGGGCAAGAAGTTCCTGCAGTACAACCGGCGCCAGCTCAGCCGCATCTACCCCAAAGGGCAGCGCCTGGACTCCTCCAACTACGACCCGCTGCCCATGTGGATCTGCGGCAGCCAGCTGGTGGCCCTCAACTTCCAGACGCCCG ACAAGCCGATGCAGCTGA
- the LOC118163300 gene encoding 1-phosphatidylinositol 4,5-bisphosphate phosphodiesterase gamma-1-like isoform X3 has protein sequence MSVSRLNSVNGFLEDGRMEAGDMGRILRCLEMGTVLTLFYQKKSQRPERRTFQVKLETRQIIWSRTPEKVEGDIDIREIKEIRLGKNSRDFERYPEDARKLDFTMCFIILYGMDFRLRTLSVAAFCEEDINLWITGLNWLVADTQKAQTPLQIERWLRKQFDGMDRSREGSITVKDLKAMLPQVNYRVPNMRFLRDKLVEVEARNEMTFSHFIQFYKNLMFDAQKSVIEQLELSFPLRNVDRPELCQVSLYDFQKFLLHDQKEPWASDVGMVRDYMCSYLKDGSSDAADPSFQLDEFLTYLFSKENMVMDPKYERVVPEEMNHPLSQYWISSSHNTYLTGDQFSSESSLEAYARCLRMGCRCIELDCWDGPDDLPIIYHGHTLTSKIKFLDVLHTIKEHAFVTSEFPIILSIEDHCSIVQQRNMASHFKKVFGDMLLTKPVDINADELPSPTQLKKKILIKHKKLVEGNLYEEVSTASYSENDISNSIKNGILYLEDPIDHTWSPHYFVLTSNKIYYSEETSRYQFNEDEEEVEQKEEFNNNELHFTEKWFHGKLGGGRDGRQIAEKLLHEYCTETGGKDGTFLVRESETFVGDYTLSFWRSNRVQHCRIHSRQEAGATKFYLTDNLVFDSLYSLICHYREVPLRCNEFEMRLTDPVPQPNAHESKEWYHASLTRLQAEHMLMRVPRDGAFLVRKRSEPNSYAISFRAEGKIKHCRIQQEGRLFMLGSSAEFESLVDLVSYYEKHPLYRKMKLRYPINEETLEKMGTTELDYGALYEVRTPHFYVEANKMPMARCTVKALYDYKAQREDELSFCKQAIIHNVDKQDGGWWRGDYGGKKQLWFPANYVEEIVSTQAQEQDEASSENSPLGNFLKGFIDVPSCHVEPSVGNVFKCPTQPSRWTWPRTRRRSSASGWPRSERPRRTPTPGCKRGRSWSGGRRLPWSSPSWSCIAAQCRLMRTRLARTRRATGTCPPSRRPRQRSTPTAARARSSCSTTGASSAASTPKGSAWTPPTTTRCPCGSAAASWWPSTSRRPTSRCS, from the exons TCGACATTCGGGAGATCAAGGAGATCCGCCTGGGGAAGAACTCACGGGACTTTGAACGCTACCCCGAAGACGCCCGTAAGCTCGACTTCACCATGTGCTTCATCATCCTCTACGGGATGGACTTCAGGCTGCGGACGCTCAGCGTGGCCG ctttcTGTGAGGAGGACATCAACCTGTGGATAACGGGCCTCAACTGGCTGGTGGCGGACACCCAGAAAGCCCAGACCCCGCTGCAGATCGAGAG GTGGCTGCGGAAACAGTTTGATGGGATGGACCGGTCGCGGGAAGGCAG CATCACGGTGAAGGACCTGAAGGCCATGCTGCCCCAGGTGAACTACCGCGTGCCCAACATGAGGTTCCTGAGGGACAAGCTCGTG GAGGTGGAAGCCAGGAACGAGATGACCTTCTCCCACTTCATCCAGTTCTACAAAAACCTGATGTTCGACGCGCAGAAGTCG GTCATCGAGCAGCTGGAGCTCTCCTTCCCCCTGCG GAACGTGGACCGCCCCGAGCTCTGCCAGGTCTCCCTCTATGACTTCCAGAAGTTCCTGCTGCACGACCAGAAG GAGCCCTGGGCCAGCGACGTGGGCATGGTGCGGGACTACATGTGCTCCTACCTCAAGGATGGCTCCAGCGACGCAGCAGACCCCTCCTTCCAGCTGGATGAG ttcctCACCTACCTCTTCTCCAAGGAGAACATGGTGATGGACCCCAAGTACGAGCGCGTGGTGCCCGAGGAGATGAACCACCCTCTGTCCCAGTACTGGATCTCCTCCTCCCATAACAC GTACCTGACGGGGGACCAGTTCTCCAGCGAGTCCTCCCTGGAGGCGTACGCCCGCTGCCTGCGCATGGGCTGCCGCTGCATCGAGT TGGACTGCTGGGATGGCCCGGATGATCTCCCCATCATCTACCATGGCCACACGCTCACCTCCAAGATCAAGTTCCTGGATGTGCTGCACACCATCAAGGAGCACGCATTTGTCACATCCGA GTTCCCCATCATCCTCTCCATTGAAGACCACTGCAGCATCGTCCAGCAGAGGAACATGGCTTCCCACTTCAAGAAGGTCTTTGGGGACATGCTGCTCACCAAGCCAGTTGACATCAACGCTGATGAGCTGCCCTCACCCACCCAGCTCAAGAAGAAGATCCTAATCAAG cacaaAAAACTGGTCGAAGGGAACCTGTATGAGGAGGTCTCCACTGCCAGTTACTCAGAGAATGACATCAGCAACTCCATCAAGAACGGCATCCTCTACCTCGAAGACCCCATCGACCAC aCCTGGAGCCCGCATTATTTTGTCCTGACGAGCAACAAGATCTACTACTCAGAGGAGACGTCCCGCTACCAGTTCAacgaggacgaggaggaggtGGAGCAGAAAGAG GAGTTCAACAACAACGAGCTGCACTTCACGGAGAAGTGGTTCCATGGCAAGCTGGGAGGTGGCCGCGATGGGCGGCAGATCGCCGAGAAGCTGCTGCATGAGTACTGCACCGAGACGGGTGGCAAGGATGGCACCTTCCTGGTGCGCGAAAGCGAGACCTTCGTGGGCGACTACACCCTCTCCTTCTG GAGATCGAACCGCGTGCAGCACTGCCGGATCCACTCACGGCAGGAGGCTGGTGCCACCAAGTTCTACCTGACGGACAACCTGGTCTTTGACAGCCTCTACAGCCTCATCTGCCACTACCGTGAGGTGCCACTCCGCTGCAACGAGTTCGAGATGCGCCTCACTGACCCTGTGCCCCAGCCCAACGCCCATGAGAGCAAAGA GTGGTATCATGCCAGCCTGACGCGCCTGCAGGCTGAGCACATGCTGATGCGAGTCCCGCGGGATGGAGCCTTCCTGGTGCGCAAGCGCAGCGAGCCCAACTCCTACGCCATCTCCTTCCG GGCGGAGGGGAAGATCAAGCACTGCCGCATCCAGCAGGAGGGCCGGCTCTTCATGCTGGGCAGCTCGGCCGAGTTCGAGAGCCTCGTGGACCTTGTCAGCTACTACGAGAAGCACCCGCTGTACCGTAAGATGAAGCTGCGCTACCCCATCAACGAGGAGACCCTGGAGAAGATGGGCACCACC GAGCTGGACTACGGAGCTCTGTACGAGGTGCGGACACCCCACTTCTACGTGGAGGCCAACAAGATGCCGATGGCCAGG TGCACGGTGAAGGCTCTTTACGACTACAAAGCGCAGCGGGAGGACGAGCTGTCGTTCTGCAAGCAGGCCATCATCCACAACGTCGACAAGCAGGACGGGGGCTG GTGGCGGGGGGACTACGGGGGCAAGAAGCAACTGTGGTTCCCGGCCAACTACGTGGAGGAGATCGTCAGCACGCAGGCTCAGGAGCAGGATGAGGCT TCATCAGAAAACAGCCCCCTGGGGAACTTCCTGAAGGGCTTCATCGACGTGCCATCCTGCCACGTAG AGCCATCCGTTGGGAATGTCTTCAA ATGTCCCACGCAGCCCAGTCGCTGGACGTGGCCGCGGACACGCAGGAGGAGCTCAGCGAGTGGGTGGCCAAGATCCGAGAGGCCACGCAGAACGCCGACGCCAGG ATGCAAGAGGGGAAGATCATGGAGCGGAGGAAGAAGATTGCCCTGGAGCTCTCCGAGCTGGTCGTGTATTGCCGCCCAGTGCCGTTTGATGAGGACA AGATTGGCACGGACAAGGCGTGCTACCGGGACATGTCCTCCTTCCCGGAGACCAAGGCAGAGAAGTACGCCAACCGCAGCAAGGGCAAGAAGTTCCTGCAGTACAACCGGCGCCAGCTCAGCCGCATCTACCCCAAAGGGCAGCGCCTGGACTCCTCCAACTACGACCCGCTGCCCATGTGGATCTGCGGCAGCCAGCTGGTGGCCCTCAACTTCCAGACGCCCG ACAAGCCGATGCAGCTGA